A genomic window from Lotus japonicus ecotype B-129 chromosome 1, LjGifu_v1.2 includes:
- the LOC130733662 gene encoding uncharacterized protein LOC130733662, with protein sequence MDTKKKQAGDSSSSTMNFDHLFGPKDSSTTSSSSASLFGSMFSPPPPVGRRESRTQVVGGRNFSAPGTHSSNTNKGESNSRIICKNYQNEMVEAQPSYFSSSIYYGGQENYSPRTTQPHQHVFKKDKEDGDPNGNDSSSASRGNWWEGSLYY encoded by the exons ATGGATACCAAGAAAAAACAAGCAggggattcttcttcatcaaccatGAATTTTGATCATCTTTTTGGTCCCAAGGACTCCTCCACTACTTCATCTTCCTCCGCCAGCCTCTTTGGCTCCATGTTTTCGCCACCACCACCT GTTGGGAGAAGAGAATCAAGAACACAAGTAGTGGGAGGCAGAAACTTCAGTGCACCAG GAACTCACAGCAGCAATACTAATAAAGGTGAAAGCAACAGTCGCATAATCTGCAAGAATTATCAGAATGAGATGGTGGAGGCTCAGCCTAGCTACTTCAGCTCTTCTATCTACTATGGTGGTCAAGAAAATTATTCCCCCAGGACCACCCAACCCCACCAGCATGTT TTCAAGAAAGATAAGGAAGATGGTGATCCCAATGGTAATGACTCAAGCAGCGCTTCAAGAGGGAACTGGTGGGAAG GTTCCCTTTATTATTGA